A genome region from Methylobacterium sp. FF17 includes the following:
- a CDS encoding SelT/SelW/SelH family protein: MIEVDCPSPAKPRVSITYCTQCQWLLRAGWMAQELLSTFRDELGEVALIPGTGGIFVIQCGADTIWDRTRDGGFPDVKTLKQRVRDRLAPERDLGHIDRP, encoded by the coding sequence ATGATCGAGGTCGATTGCCCATCGCCTGCCAAGCCGCGGGTCTCCATCACCTACTGCACGCAGTGCCAGTGGCTCCTGCGGGCGGGATGGATGGCGCAGGAGCTGCTCTCCACCTTCCGCGATGAACTCGGGGAAGTCGCCCTGATCCCCGGGACCGGCGGTATCTTCGTCATCCAATGTGGGGCGGACACCATCTGGGATCGGACCCGCGACGGCGGCTTTCCCGATGTGAAGACGCTGAAGCAGCGCGTGCGCGACCGCCTCGCGCCGGAGCGCGACCTCGGCCATATCGATCGACCATGA
- a CDS encoding TPM domain-containing protein → MGFGALGALPRLAAFLLGLALWSFAAYAADPVFPPLSGRVVDAASLLKPEDRTSLEAKLKAYEEKTSDQVVVATVPSLQDLTVEDYANRLFRSWKIGQSKTNNGALLLVAPNERKVRIEVGYGLEGALTDALSKVIITTAVAPRFKTGDYAGGINAGIEAMLSILAGDAEEWQRKGRVRSDEADSGQVILFVILFLVILFVAYRMNRGGRGGGGFVILPGPSSGGWSGGVSGGFDSGGFSGGGGSSGGGGASGDW, encoded by the coding sequence ATGGGATTCGGAGCGCTCGGGGCCCTGCCGCGCCTTGCCGCGTTCCTCCTGGGCTTGGCGCTCTGGAGCTTCGCGGCTTACGCCGCCGATCCGGTCTTCCCGCCGCTCAGCGGACGGGTCGTCGATGCCGCGAGCCTGCTGAAGCCCGAGGATCGGACGAGCCTCGAGGCGAAGCTGAAAGCCTACGAGGAGAAGACGTCCGACCAGGTCGTCGTGGCCACCGTGCCGAGCCTGCAGGACCTGACGGTCGAGGATTACGCCAATCGCCTCTTCCGAAGCTGGAAGATCGGTCAGTCCAAGACCAACAACGGGGCGCTGCTCCTCGTCGCGCCAAACGAGCGCAAGGTCAGGATCGAGGTCGGGTACGGCCTCGAAGGGGCCCTCACGGATGCCCTCTCGAAAGTCATCATCACCACGGCGGTCGCCCCGCGCTTCAAGACCGGTGACTACGCGGGCGGCATCAACGCGGGCATCGAGGCGATGCTCTCCATTCTCGCGGGGGATGCCGAGGAATGGCAGCGCAAGGGACGCGTGCGCAGCGACGAGGCCGATTCCGGTCAGGTCATCCTGTTCGTCATCCTGTTCCTCGTCATCCTGTTCGTCGCCTATCGGATGAACCGGGGCGGACGCGGGGGCGGGGGCTTCGTCATCCTGCCGGGGCCGTCGTCCGGGGGCTGGAGCGGCGGCGTGTCCGGCGGATTCGATAGTGGCGGATTTTCGGGTGGCGGCGGCTCGTCGGGCGGAGGAGGAGCATCGGGTGACTGGTGA
- a CDS encoding TPM domain-containing protein produces the protein MTGEPTDLLSRDARDRIAQAIGVAEAGTAGEIVVLVAARAGRYRSAPLLLALACSLAAPWPLILLTAMSAASIALTQAALGLAVLMVCAHPRIAIALVPRAIRRARAHEAAIREFTTRGLTRTQGRTGVLIYLTVAEGYAEIVADHGVAKRVPAEVWADAIAALLTSLRQGKPEDGLIAAVRQVGAILAETLPPEAQPANALPNRVIVVP, from the coding sequence GTGACTGGTGAACCGACCGATCTCCTGAGCCGCGACGCGCGGGACCGGATCGCCCAGGCGATCGGGGTGGCGGAAGCCGGCACCGCCGGCGAGATCGTCGTGCTGGTGGCGGCGCGCGCCGGTCGCTACCGCTCCGCGCCCCTGCTGCTCGCCCTGGCCTGCAGCCTCGCGGCACCCTGGCCGCTGATCCTTCTCACCGCCATGAGCGCCGCCTCGATCGCGTTGACCCAGGCCGCCCTCGGCCTCGCGGTGCTGATGGTCTGCGCCCACCCCCGCATCGCCATCGCGTTGGTGCCGCGCGCGATCCGGCGTGCCCGCGCGCACGAAGCGGCCATTCGCGAGTTTACCACCCGTGGACTGACCCGGACCCAGGGTCGCACCGGCGTCCTCATCTATCTCACGGTCGCCGAGGGCTACGCGGAGATCGTGGCCGATCACGGGGTCGCGAAGCGCGTTCCCGCCGAGGTCTGGGCGGACGCCATCGCCGCGCTTCTCACCTCACTGCGACAGGGGAAACCGGAGGACGGCCTGATCGCGGCGGTCCGTCAGGTCGGCGCGATCCTCGCTGAAACCCTGCCGCCGGAGGCGCAGCCGGCGAACGCGCTTCCCAACCGCGTGATCGTCGTCCCCTGA
- a CDS encoding LemA family protein → MRSSATIVGGASGRSRFDGSWFGRAKAVLAALVLTTGLSGCGAINQVPTLEERAKSAWSEVQNQYQRRADLIPNLVETVKGYAQQEKDVLIGVTEARAKATSVKVDASTVSDPQAFKAFQDAQNQLSGALGRLLVTVERYPDIKSNQNFLALQSQLEGTENRIAVARRDYIGAVQAYNTEVRTIPGRWIAALFYPEAKPMETFTATPNAERPPNVKF, encoded by the coding sequence ATGCGTTCCAGTGCCACCATCGTCGGAGGTGCCTCCGGCAGGTCTCGGTTCGATGGGTCCTGGTTCGGCAGGGCGAAGGCCGTTCTGGCCGCGTTGGTCCTCACCACCGGCCTCAGCGGCTGCGGCGCGATCAACCAGGTGCCGACCCTGGAGGAGCGCGCGAAATCCGCCTGGAGCGAGGTGCAGAACCAGTACCAGCGCCGGGCCGACCTGATCCCGAACCTCGTGGAGACGGTGAAGGGATACGCGCAGCAGGAGAAGGACGTCCTGATCGGCGTCACCGAGGCACGGGCCAAGGCGACCAGCGTCAAGGTCGACGCCTCCACCGTCAGCGACCCACAGGCGTTCAAGGCTTTCCAGGACGCCCAGAACCAGTTGTCCGGCGCCCTCGGCCGACTGCTCGTGACCGTGGAACGCTACCCGGACATCAAGTCGAACCAGAATTTCCTCGCGCTGCAATCGCAGTTGGAAGGAACGGAGAACCGCATCGCCGTGGCACGGCGCGACTACATCGGCGCGGTTCAGGCCTACAACACCGAGGTCCGCACCATTCCCGGACGCTGGATCGCGGCCTTGTTCTACCCGGAGGCCAAGCCGATGGAGACCTTCACGGCGACCCCGAACGCGGAGCGGCCGCCCAACGTGAAGTTCTAG